CTTTCCAGAAAAGAAGTTCCCTTAAACGGTGTCAGTCTCATCTCATCAAAGTTTTATAGTCAGAACAAATTTGCAATAGTTATGTATTGACACTTCTTCACATCTTAAAGATTACACTGGTCTGTTGCTGGAAAAATTTATCAGAAAGCTTGGAAGCCCCCAATCAACAATACATTAATACTAACTCAGTTCACaccatttctttgttttgtactCTCCATTTTCTGTATTTAGAAACTTCTTAGCACGTTTATTTCTCTATCCCACAAAGGTATTCATTCTAGTGTCCTAGGACACACGCATTCTTTCTCCACTGCAGTTtcaattgcatttttaatcaaTTCTATCAGGATTTGTATCTGTCAGAATAACTTATGAAATGATGTAACATTTAGTATTTCAATGTCCTCAAGAGTGTACTAGTCACCTCACAATTTAGATAAGATGAGATGGTCTCTGACACAAAAAGATGCAAAGAAAGTGGTGTGTGAGGGAAAACAGAGGATGAACAGGAGCAACTGGTAGACGgtatgtttataaataaaaaggCTAAAGagcctgattgacttcagtggcctttcaATCAGGCCCCAATGCACTACTAATATGTAACTGCCCTCCTTCTGCATTGTTTCTGAAATAGGAACTTCTGTATACAACTAATCAGGCTAAAAAGAAACATGAAGTttcaaagaacaaaaaagaaaaattagtttAGCCTATATATAGGAAggagacacaaatctgacatggTTCTTTGCTAAAGATTATTTGAAGACTTTCAAAAGGAAGTCACTGAAAGGAACCCAATGATAGACATTAACCATCAAAGCAGATGCtatataacaaatttaaaaataaatattacctCGGGCAGGATGTTTTGCATTACTCCTCTTCAGcagcttttgtttttctgcttgaGCCACTAATGAATAAAACACATTTAAAGGTCAAGAAAATTTTACTCTAAAGATTTTAATGAAAGCAGTTAAAGACAAGATACCTCGTCTTTACCCCCCCCCCAGcagatgtattttttaaaaggataataAAAACAGCACATATTGTTGGCTAAAAaccataataaaaaataatctgcaaAACTCAAGCACAACATCTCAAATTAGTGCTTATGTCCCACCCATTATTTTTCTTCTAATCTTTCCCTCTGATGATAACATGGCACTTTGTCTCAAGTTCAGAGATGAGAGGAATGGTTCTTCTCCCTGTTATGGTGAGCAGAAATGCGTGCATGCTCACAAAGGGTGCTATAGGTTCATGCAAGTTTGACATCTTGTTTACATCAGTCTCCTGGACCTGGCAATCTCATGCCTTATCCTGAATGTACCTGCTCTGGTTAGTAATGTAAGCACAAAGACAATACCAAACACTAGCACACTGTTTACAAAAACttctatttgtattacaatagcacttaGTATTAGTGATTGTATTCatgcaaaatttaaaattaatgtatttggAATAAAATCTGATACGTGTTAGTTGTCAAATTATAGTAAAGAGATAAAAATTGTTGAAGCTTACTTAGCACTTTGGTCTTCTGAACTTCAGCTTTCAAGTTACAGGATGAGTCTGAGACgccaaaaatattttcaagctCTCTACTGCCCTCTAAAGCCTGAAAGTAGAATTAAAAGCAATATTAATTTTATTCCTAAACCAACAAATTGCTATACAGACTAacgtaggtgaagtaatatcttctattggatcaacttcagttggtgagcgagacaagcttttgagcttacacagagctcttcttcaggtattaCCTCGCCCACCCTTTCATCTCTAaagtcctgggaccaacacagttacaacgCTGCATAAACAGTCTAACAAACATTTTCAATGCAACTTATAATTAACAACCTACTCTAgcaaagggtaacattttcacaAGCACCTACGTAACATAAGTAAATGAAAGATAGTGGGACTTAGTAAgtaggtcacttttgaaaatggaacttgtgtatttttgaaaacattatttGAAAACTCCTGTTATGTTTGCTTCATTTATATATCTTCAGCTTTTTAAACAAAGAGATTCACACTTGATCCCCAGAAAAACAATTCTGGTACATGTATAAATTTGCCTTAATATGTtagtaaagaaagaaaatctaACAGCTTTTAAGAATCTCTTGCATATGGTCTTCAACTTTAATAATAAATCTAAAAATCCTCACTGTATCAATTTCATTAGCAAGgccaagattttatttttaaatgtatttgtaaaagcaaaatttaaaatctttaattaaagaattTCAAAAATAGTGCCAGGGTGTCAATCTAAATAAGTCTTTTTGAAATAACAGTGTGTATGTAACAACATgtgtaagtaaaataaaacaattttaatatgCTGAATTATTTCTGAGGACACTGAAGAACACAAGAGAACTTTGTCATGAATTTATTCAGTACGAGAATATGAATGACAATATTGTGTGTGATAAACAGACGTCATCAAAAGTTGACATATTAACAATGAATTTAATAGAATAATGACTTCAGCACAAATAGATGTTTAATTTTCAAGTCCTTACATACAAGAATAggactgccagaagctagaacTGGATGACAAGGGctgaatcacttgataattgccctgttctgttcattctccctGAACCACTGGCCACAATCAGAAGAcaagctagatggaccattattATGTTCTAATGAAATCTATGCAGCAATAATTTATAACTCTGTCAATGCTCCTTAGTAGTGACCTTACATAGTATAATTTCTATACAACCTAGACACAGGGATACAAGTTAAAAACAGACCTTTTGGCTCATTGGTACAGAGGTATAAATGTTGCTTTCGCTGCAAGATTTGTCCCAGATTCAAATCCTGGACAAGCAAAGATTttcctgtgtcatacaggaggtcagaccagatgatcacaatagtctcttctggccttggactctaagAATAAAAAACTCGTTGTGCCAGTgtactttgaaaagtgacttgggaaaaaaaattaaatggtatTGTCAGCTTCTATATTTGTGTCTCAATGATTTTCTGATCAAaagctttcttttctctcctttaaaTCTCAAAGAATACTGTATATAAGATTTCATTTTCTTCTAGTTTCTTTTTGAAGTATATTAAGAAAATTAATGCCAGTAGAGACACACCTGTAAACTTGTTAAGCtttgtctcattttcagaaatctCACCAATGAATTTTCAACTTCAGATTGCAACACCATAAACCTACATAAAAGagaaatgatttaaatcaatgatGTCAGCATCTATTGggaataatcatttaaaaagtctttCTTAGAGGTCCCCCCAACAACAGTAATGTCTCAGCATTAGATAAACAATAGTTTATCCTGATAACACTACTGTGAAGCAGGAAAGTatcatctttgttttaaaaatggggaacTAAGGCCCAGAGAAATTAAGACTATATCTACATTACAGCAGAACAAGCCTCCAACTCCAGGTAGACAGACATGCTAGCAGGCCTTGAACtagtgagctaaaaatagcaatgtgtaTGTTGCAGCTCAGGTTCTCAAGCCTAAGGGGTCAGGTGAGCTTGAGAGCCTGAGTCGCAATCTCcacactctttttaaaaaaaaacaaaattttaaaccTGTTCACTCGAGCCTTTGGGGTTGGGAGGCTTGCTGCCACGtccagtgtggacatacccaatCCAACTTGCCCATGATCACATAAGAAGGCTGTCgcacagccaggaactgaacctatGCAGTCTCAATTCAGTGACTTAACTACTAGACCATCCTTCAGTCCACAGACATGTTCTAATACTGATGTGAAGATTAGTCAGATTTTAGAGGTTGATGAGCGTAGTAAGAAAAGCAAAGTACTACACAATTGGATCAGGTTCTAAATGACAGATTATTCAGTGTATGATTGAGGATGTGCACTAAATACTTTTGGGGGGAACCGTCAAATGTTCTTATAACAAAGATTTAGAACTGGTTCTTTTTGCAGCATGTCAGCACAGAAATCAAATAAGGAcaaatagaaaaacatccattcaCTTTTCTTTTCCCCAGCAAAAGGAAGGATCTCATTGTCATACTGAGCCTTATGGAAAAAGAAAGTTATTATTATCATCACATTTTTACACAGCAACAGATGATTACCCAGACGAGGAAATGCCAATGTCAGTGTATCatacaatatatttttccccTCAGAACATAAAGCATATGGAAATTCACATAAAATATTACTATGTAGGTGTCTGCACATGTGCTTTATTGACATGTCACTAACCACTGTTCTCAACTTCTgcagttatttttaaacatattgaaTACAAACATTTACATGTCGAATGTGACCATGCTTCCTTGAATGGGTTTGCACTTGAAAGGTTACCACCACTTGGAAACAATAGTATATATATTGACCAGAGATTTACTGTATCATGGGAAGAATATATTTGCTTGGATAAAGAGTTTTCCACACTAAAAACAAGACATTTGTAAATATTTGCCTAAAGAGATTATGAttattcaaagattttttttttaaaaggtccaaAGGGAGCCATTATGATAATCAAGCCTGGTCATACAACCTCATTCAAAagtttctgcatcaagcccatcatTTCTTTTTGAGCTACAACATACCTTTTAGACCATACCTTGACTTAAAAccttccagtgatggagagtcaACCAGGTTAATTATTCCAGTTGTTACATACTCTCTTTGGATTTTAGTTTACGCATGAAGAAAAAAACCAACTGTTTCATATGAAGGAACTGTAGTGAATTCTTCCACAATTGAAAGCATTTTAGCTGATTAACTTTGACATTCATTTGTGACTTCCACACAAATTCAATGTACCTTTAGTAAAACACGTATGGAGTGTAACTGTAGGTCCAAGGATATTAGCGCGATAAGATGGGCGACGCAATATCTTTTATTatacaaacttctgttggtgagaacaATAAAAGATCcagtaaaggatattacctcacccaccttgtctctttagtaaaatgttttccaaaaattAATAAAACCTACAAGTAAACCCACAGCTTTTagtgtaaaaaaattaaaatcatgaAAGAGGATTTAAATGCCATGCTCAAAATTAAAAAGATCAAGGTAAATTTTAAAATTGGTGTCCCTTTATTATAAGTCAAAGCAGGTTAAGTTCCAGTTCTGCATGGGAATCTACTAGCATGGTCCCCTGAATTTGTGCAGATTGAGATGAAAGGTCAGGACATAAGACCTTTCTTACATTCTTAAATTGTAAGGTAGGTATCAGGGTCAGTGTATGTGGATCCCTTTGCAGGAGTGGGTCTTGGTTTTTAATGAGCACTTAATGAATTACAGTCACTGATAtagctgaaggattttaattccTAACAACTAGAGTGCTGCTTACTGTTCTAGTGGGCTCCACCACTTAAATGATATTTAGTATCCTGCAATAAAGGAATCCCACATTTAAGCAAAAAGATGAAGCATCTAGTATAATAAAAAGAACCTTCTGAAATACCTTTATCAAAAGGAAGGGCTCTAACTCCaagcacaagaaaaaaatatataatgcttATTCAAATAAAGGTTGCAAATCATAACTGTTAGAAGAATTTTTGGAAAACTTATAGAAACTACTTAATATTTGGAGGAAGTGAATAAGAATTCCTGTTTGACTGAAGCTGCTAAACTTTCAGTTATAGGCAGGGATGGTAGAGCCAGCTATTATTAAAGTTGCCTGACAATTATCAGActttttttcagttgtttataactttaccAGACTttatgctgaaattttccatgccaagtGTCTGTCTCACACTGAACTTTTCGGGAAACTTTCAGACAAAATGGTTCtgctgtttccaagaatgaggctaggaaaaaataagttttgtccatttaaaaaaattctcatgaccttttctttgaaaagctttggagctccatgctttggagcaagggcttgaaatttggcagagggtaGCCTTTGTATCACCTTGTACCTTGTGCCACCCCTAAGAAAATCCACCCAGATTTGGCTGCATTATAaacctttgggggaaaaaaaaaatcacaatttgcaTATGCTCAGTAGTGGTTACTTAGATTTCAGCATCTAAAATCTCTGAAAATTCCATCCTTAGTTAGCATGCTTGAGCCTCTCAGATCTCccagtgctgaccagactgcacATGCACCATTCACAGGATTCTTACCTCCTCCAGTGCACAGGGTGGGTGGACCTGTTCTGGAGATAAGCCAAGGTTGTGTAAAGAAGGAGACCATTGTCTGCAGGACAAATTGAacaatgaggaaaaaacaaaatattgaagagCTGCTCAgtaagtgagcactgtccatcctgtccactgaatgaggcaagggtgcagtggaaaaaatagtatgcaatcatgtaattaaatactgtatcaatgcatatgcacaagaggaaTAAATTACATTTGCACAGGCATTGACTTCGCAACCTTACTAGTGTTTTTTAATGGTGGCTTTTTCTGTAATTttctaggtttttgtttttgttttagatgAACTGAAAAAACAGATTCCCTCaaggcatcatattgacacccatgTGGTTCATCAGCAGGGTGGAAACTTGAGATCCACCACATAGACTTCTGCAAATTGAGTTAACAGAGTAACTGCAGCAGTAGATTGTCATTCTTTATGTGGACCAGCACGAGAGGGAGAAAAGACACACCTTGACAGTGGGTTTCATAGATATTTGCTGACGGCAGAGGAATGATGAGACTCAGGAACCTTTGGTTTCATTCCAGGCTCCTGAGAGGAGTGTACTCTAGAGGGCACAGACTCCTGCCCACTCCCACAAACCTGACCTCTTCTTTACCTTCCCGTCCCAACTGTCCCTGTCTCAGTCTCATTCTCCTAGTCAGTCCCAGTCTTcattcctcaggcttctcatctaGGCCCTATTCCCTTTGTCTagccagtcctagtctccccCCATCCAGGCTTGCTCTCTGAGTCTAATCCTCCTCCCTACACCCAATCTCTCCCTGTCCCCACATCCAATTCTCTCTTACCTATTTCCTTGCACAGTTCCCTCCTtccagctcctcatctgatctctctccttccccccaccgaCTCCTAGTCCTACTCTCCTCattcagtctcccctccctcacctcctcaTCCCAGTCTCTCTGCCCACCCAGTTCCAgttctccctctgcaccccaaatccccatccAATCTCAGTGTTCTCTGCCACTCCAGCCAACTGGTTCCCAGTCCTGTTTCTCTAACCAACTTCCAGTAACTTCTCTGTCCGCACCCAATTCCTGTCCCAGTCTCACCAAACTCCTTGTTCCAATCCCTTAGTTTTCCTCCCCTTCTGCATTTCAGAGCTTTTGTCTCCTCTGCATTTCAggtggcttcctcctccatgctgccaggGTAGTAGCAGGGGGGGCACttagagcacaggagagacaggatCCCTGCTTTCAATGCCCAGCCCCAATCAGCTGGGGGCATCAACGACGGGTGAAGTCCAGCTTGACCCGTGTAGCACTAGCTCGAACATGGTTAGTTGCTCTGTGGGAATTGTACATTCACAGTCTGGTCACACACAAGATCAAGGAGGGgacagagcatgctcagtgagaatGGAATATACCAAGTCTattcaaactgcaatttttcaaaggcttataccTTGGCAAAATCTGgatagattttcaaagggacagcAAAAGTCACATTGCTGACACAAAGGCCAAATTTCaaggccctgctccaaagcaagGGGCCATagtttttttcaacaaaaagttcACCCAGCATTTAACATAGGCACAACAGCATGTGTCTTCTCTAGCTTCATTCTTGGAATCAGCGGAACCATTTTGGATGAAATTTGCCCCCAAACTTCAACTCAGGCAGATAcctgacatggaaaatttcaaccaaactGTTAAAGTTTGGTAaattataagcaacagaaaacagagtcttataattaaggctaagatttttgtcaaggacatttttagtaaaagtcacggacaggtcatgggcaaaaaagaaaatttcacggaagctgtgacctgtccgtgacttttactaaaaatataccTCAAAAAATGGGGATCTGTGGGTCTCcacactgcctgaagcagggcagCTGTACAGGGCCTAGGAACTTTCTGCAGCAGCTAGGGGCTGCGGGGTCCCCCCGTTGCATGCAACTCCAGGGGTCCCCCACTGCCCATGGGACAGCCTTCACCCCCCATATCGTCTGTGCACTCCGGGGTAACCCGATCAGCAGCGGACCGGGAGCTACGGGGGTTTCCTCAGCACGGCCGGGAGCTACATGGTTCCCCGCCAGTGGTGGCGCCTGCAGGCTCAGAGATTCCCACACCGCCCGTGGCAGCTGAGGGCTTGGAGGTCCTGTACCGGGGACTTTGGGATTCCCCAGTCGGCTTGGAGGTTCATCCTCTGCCACCAGTGGCTCAGGGATTCCACCGCTGCCTGTGGCAGCCGGGGGCTCCCCGCCACCCAcggcggctgggagctgggggttcCCCTGTGCCTGTGGTGGCTTGGAGCTCCGGGAGCCACCAGGAACACCGGGCATACCTCgcagttccctgccctcactggaggcaggggaccctgcagctcccaaccacCGCAGGCTGAAGTAACGGAGGTTGCTGgcagtcacggattccgtgacttccgcAACCTCCGTGACTAAACCATAGCCTCAGTTATAATGGGCAGTGCCAGACAACCTTAATATGTATCACGCTACCAGCCTCATCTATAATATATTTTACCAACTCTGACtcttattcagcaaaacacttaagcattcCTTCCTTATGCACTCCTTATGTCTATCCCTGTTTAGCAAAGCACCTGCGAAGCCACTTAGCTTGATGTACCTGcataagtgcttttctgaattgatGTCTATAAACGTCCATCACTGTCAGAAGGCTTATGTACTGAAGACAGTTTGCAGCAAGAAAAACAAGATTCATATGGGAACGTTTCAGCAAAACAAATATACATCTGAAGTTAGAATCATGACCCATTGTGATGAGAGGAATCAAAATCAACCACTAGAATTTGGCAATGCATCTTTGCCACAAGCAATGCTTCCAGCAAAATCTAAAGAGCTTGCACATGTGAAACagtttggaaaaacaaaacacattcctTCGTGTACCTTAATTACAATAGTGCCATTATAGGTGGGATTTCTAATGATGGGTATGAGAGTTAGGTTACCAAATCCCATGGAAAAATCAGAGTTGGGTGTCCAGCTCCCTTAGCTGCTTTGGAACATCCCACCCTGTATAATCTCAAGTATAAAAGAACAATCATTCTAAGTTTTATTTCTCTAAGGAAACAGTCACTTCTCTAATAACTGAAAATGATGACATTTTATCACCACAGACTGGTATACTTACTTATCATACTCTTCTGTTTGAGATTGCCCTCTTCTGGATAAACTGATTTCTGGGTCATTCAGCTCATCTCTGTCTCCTAGGTAGTCCAcattaaagaaagaaacaaaaacacagataAAAATGAAACTGGTGTACTGTATATAGTTTGAAGcagtagggaaaaaaaagaggtgtTAGCATGCATCCTCACTACAGAGAAATCTCTTAAAAACAGCTTGCTTATGAAACAAGGACAACTATCCATGAACaaacacaaacttttttttttttaatttttaatacagaGGCTTCTGTAGCTTTTAGATGAAGACAATTTGGAACTACAGTATCAGTGACTGGAATTTGGTATGATTCTGTCAGAAATTAAAAGATCAAAAACTGCTGAACACCTTGtttaagaatatttttcaaaatgcagCATGTTGGAGAAAAATTGTTACCTACAAAGCACTGCTATGACTGAGAACTAAAATCTCCACCTTATTTAACAAACAGAAAGCATTGGCCTCTACCTTGAACCCCATCTTGTATGCGACTAAAAGGAGACAGTGCAACTTCTTTCCAAATGCTCTCACATAGTACACTGATATTACGGTATTCTGGCCAAGTGCCTGTCATATGACAGGGTGTGAACAAGTCATACTTCTGTATTTCCATGTACAGATTGTTAGAATATTTGCATCTTTCTGTCAGAAAATGGGATTAGAGAGGGAATCACCACAAAACTCCATTGGTATGGCTCTGTTAATTAAATTTGAATTCAAATGTGGTGCAAAGAAAAGAAACTGCCTTTTGGGTAAGAAATCTGTATGACCTACACAGTGATGCTAGCTGAGCAATTATAGATCACAAGCTTTAGACTGGTGTATATTCAGATCAATTTAACTTGAAAAAAGTTTTTCAACTGAACAATCAAATGGACAAGAATTTAGAAAGCTATTGTACTACTAACTAAATCTACTGCTTCTTGATTCGTACCTGCTGGAGCTATTCTGATAGCCATATATAAATGTCAAGAAACATACAGTATACTTATATTGAGGGACAAAAAGCCAACCTTAATcaaatattatatgtaaagttccTAGCCTGAGCCCCAGGTATCACTGTATGAAGATATTTCCCATGGATTTTATTACAGGGATGGCAAAATATACAGTTCGTCTTTACTGTGTTTAAATTTCACTTCCATGCACTTCAGGTGCACAGCAAGCGAGGAGCTGGATGAttattctctccccctcaccaatgatttattctgaaaattttatataaACTCATCATGATGCTTTCATAACAAAGAAATAATTGCATGAGGATCAAAAGTTCTCAAAGCCAGAAAGCTCTCAAACAACCAGGCTCAATACAGTGTTGTTTTTGAGTCAGAGTCCCTACAAAAATGAAATTCTATCCAGATAAAATAGTGTCTTCGCTTCTGATTGTCCTCTGACAGGTGACGGGGGGGGATGGTGCTCCAATAGAAAAACTGTACTAAATGCCAACAGAGATCTCTCTTCCTCGCCATTCACGTTGTTATGTCAGCTGACCAGACTGCTTGGACAgtgaatacattatttaaaatataaatatggcTTAAAGCACATTTACAAAAGGATAAAAAGTGAGATCTAGTTTTTTATCATATCTTCAACAATATTAGTGACTATCATCACTATGAACCACAACATTAACTTTTAGTTCAGAGATTTAGTTTTGTTATTTACATAGTGCCTTAGAAGTACATAGCATTTTACATATGTGCAAGAaaaaagtgaaatctctttatcatgaaagttgatcttataaatgtagaattatgaacACACAaataaaactgcattcaaaaatattttttgtttggcCAATCACTCaggcaaaattttttttttacatttgcaggagataatgctgccatcttcttgtttacagtgtcacctgaaagtgagaacagatgttctcaCGGCACTGGtgtagccagtgtcgcaagatatttacatgccagatgcgctaaagattcgtatgtcctttcatgcttcatccaccattccaagggacatgcgtccatgctgatgacaggttctgctcgataacaatccaaagcagtgcagaccgatgcatgttcattttcattatctgagtcagatgccaccagctcaaggttgattttcttttttggtggttcggattctgAAGTTtacacattggagtgttgctcttttaagacttctgaaagcatgctctatgCCTCGTCCCtccagattttggaaagcacttcagattcttaaaccttgggtcgagtgctgtagctctctttagaaatctcacatcggtaccttctttgcattttgtcaaatctgcagtgaaagttttcTCATAATGAACAACATttgctggatcatcatctgagactgctataacataaaatacatggcagaatgcgggAAAACACAGAGCAGtggacatactattctcccccagggagttcagtcacaaatttaattaacacataattttgttaatgagcgtcatcagcatggaagcatgtcctctggaatggtgaccgaagcatgatgggacatatgaatgtttagcatatctggcatgtaaataccttgcaatgccagctacaaaagtgccat
This sequence is a window from Chelonoidis abingdonii isolate Lonesome George chromosome 7, CheloAbing_2.0, whole genome shotgun sequence. Protein-coding genes within it:
- the ITGB3BP gene encoding centromere protein R isoform X1 produces the protein MPVKRALKLETLAKENPHEATPLKTRKKNLSSYSPTTGTCQISAFSSPTSHNVQKLGNGLSNGDRDELNDPEISLSRRGQSQTEEYDKFMVLQSEVENSLVRFLKMRQSLTSLQALEGSRELENIFGVSDSSCNLKAEVQKTKVLMAQAEKQKLLKRSNAKHPAREHVQSGNSYEFLKSLIN
- the ITGB3BP gene encoding centromere protein R isoform X2; the encoded protein is MPVKRALKLETLAKENPHEATPLKTRKKNLSSYSPTTGTCQISAFSSPTSHNVQKLGNGLSNGDRDELNDPEISLSRRGQSQTEEYDKFMVLQSEVENSLVRFLKMRQSLTSLQALEGSRELENIFGVSDSSCNLKAEVQKTKVLMAQAEKQKLLKRSNAKHPARGHYSMKDNFRA